The Eubacteriaceae bacterium Marseille-Q4139 genome has a window encoding:
- a CDS encoding S9 family peptidase produces the protein MKLAELYLDGEQITHFNDSFTNEYSVSVPEAVTYTGSDGVEIHGWVLKPAGYTEGTSYPAILHIHGGPRTVFSDVYHHEMEVWANAGYFVLFCNPRGSDGRGTDFGNINGIYGTVDYVNLMEFTDECLKKYPDIDEKRLGVAGGSYGGFMTNWIIGHTDRFAAACSQRSIANWVSFEHNSDIGHTFTPNNQGTITRENVELLWKQSPLQYAPNCKTPTLFIHSDEDYRCYMAEGFAMYSAVKRNGVPAKLCLFHGENHELSRSGKPENRIDRMTEIVNWMDTYLK, from the coding sequence ATGAAGCTGGCCGAGCTCTATCTTGACGGGGAGCAGATCACACACTTTAACGACTCTTTCACAAATGAATATTCTGTCTCTGTCCCGGAGGCTGTCACCTACACAGGCTCCGACGGTGTGGAAATCCATGGATGGGTATTAAAACCTGCCGGCTATACGGAAGGGACATCCTACCCTGCCATTCTCCATATCCATGGCGGCCCGCGCACCGTATTCTCCGATGTTTACCATCATGAGATGGAAGTATGGGCCAATGCCGGCTATTTCGTTCTCTTCTGCAACCCGAGAGGCTCCGACGGCCGCGGAACCGACTTTGGCAATATCAACGGCATTTACGGCACCGTTGACTATGTAAACCTGATGGAATTCACCGACGAATGCCTGAAAAAATATCCGGACATCGACGAGAAGCGCCTCGGCGTTGCCGGCGGCTCCTACGGCGGCTTCATGACAAACTGGATCATCGGCCATACCGACCGGTTCGCCGCTGCCTGCTCCCAGCGTTCCATCGCCAACTGGGTTTCCTTCGAGCATAACTCCGATATCGGACATACCTTCACGCCCAATAACCAGGGCACGATCACGCGGGAAAACGTGGAGCTTTTATGGAAACAGTCCCCGCTCCAGTATGCGCCGAACTGCAAGACACCGACCTTATTCATCCACTCCGATGAAGACTACCGCTGCTATATGGCAGAAGGCTTCGCCATGTACAGCGCCGTAAAGAGAAACGGCGTTCCGGCAAAGCTCTGCCTGTTCCACGGCGAAAACCATGAGCTCTCCCGCTCCGGAAAGCCGGAAAACAGGATTGACCGCATGACGGAAATCGTAAACTGGATGGACACCTATTTAAAGTAA
- a CDS encoding AbgT family transporter, translating into MKENTVEKRTFLDKFMDVVERACNKLPPPAILFCILFAIVAVLGAIFTALGTSLTNPATGEVVMSKNLFTEEGLHWFLDNMVKNFTGYAPLGLVLCMTLGTGICEESGLLVSLLRSAMRNVPGALVPYVCVFIGIIGNVASDAASVMIPPLSALAFIGVGKNPIAGMICGYIGAQVGYASNLVISGTDTLLMGITNDSLAAFLPDAGFTVDATCNWFFKIGSTFLCTVVAGVLTERIVEPRFGKYEGEVEEIEDITAQQKKGLRAAGIACLVYIAILVALFLAGPLAAEDGGIIGSPFLSGLIPILFLLFITAGITYGFVAGTFKNVADINTGMVKQMAAMGSYVTFCFFGGQFQGLFNWTQIGTLSAIAGADFLERIGFTGIPMCVAFIVLVTAVDIFFSSGSAKWAIFAPIFVPMFMLLGYHPAFAQVIYRLGDSAGNLFGPTSAYLWMMLSVAQAKYDKNIKIGQIISCNFSVAMILEIFWLVMLVAWMLLGLPIGPGVGVYLPEGII; encoded by the coding sequence ATGAAAGAAAACACAGTAGAAAAAAGGACGTTTTTAGACAAATTTATGGATGTCGTCGAACGTGCCTGCAACAAACTGCCGCCGCCGGCCATTCTGTTCTGTATCCTGTTTGCGATTGTGGCAGTGCTCGGCGCGATCTTCACGGCTCTTGGAACGAGCCTGACGAACCCGGCAACCGGCGAAGTCGTCATGTCCAAGAACCTGTTCACAGAAGAAGGGCTTCATTGGTTCCTCGATAACATGGTGAAGAACTTCACCGGTTATGCACCGCTCGGCCTGGTGCTCTGTATGACGCTCGGAACCGGTATCTGTGAGGAATCGGGACTTCTCGTTTCCCTTCTGCGTTCGGCCATGAGAAATGTGCCCGGAGCTCTGGTTCCTTATGTATGCGTTTTCATCGGTATTATCGGAAACGTCGCTTCCGACGCGGCAAGCGTTATGATCCCGCCGCTTTCGGCGCTGGCGTTCATCGGTGTCGGAAAGAACCCGATTGCCGGTATGATCTGCGGCTACATCGGCGCGCAGGTCGGTTACGCTTCCAACCTTGTCATTTCCGGTACGGATACGCTGTTAATGGGTATCACCAACGACAGCCTTGCGGCGTTCCTTCCGGATGCCGGATTTACCGTCGATGCAACCTGCAACTGGTTCTTTAAGATTGGTTCCACATTCCTCTGTACGGTTGTTGCCGGTGTTTTGACAGAAAGAATCGTAGAGCCGCGCTTCGGAAAATATGAGGGCGAGGTTGAGGAAATTGAGGATATCACGGCTCAGCAGAAGAAAGGCCTTCGCGCAGCCGGTATCGCCTGTCTCGTCTATATTGCGATCCTTGTGGCACTGTTTCTGGCAGGCCCTCTGGCAGCAGAAGACGGCGGCATCATTGGTTCCCCGTTCCTTTCCGGCCTGATCCCGATTCTGTTCCTGTTGTTCATCACTGCAGGTATTACATACGGCTTTGTGGCAGGTACGTTTAAAAATGTTGCAGATATCAACACCGGCATGGTGAAGCAGATGGCAGCCATGGGCTCCTATGTAACCTTCTGTTTCTTCGGCGGACAGTTCCAGGGACTTTTCAACTGGACCCAGATTGGTACGCTTTCCGCCATTGCAGGCGCTGACTTCCTTGAGAGAATCGGCTTTACGGGAATCCCGATGTGCGTTGCATTCATTGTTCTGGTAACGGCAGTCGATATTTTCTTCTCCTCCGGTTCTGCAAAATGGGCGATCTTCGCACCGATTTTTGTCCCGATGTTCATGCTTCTCGGCTACCATCCGGCATTTGCCCAGGTAATTTACCGTCTCGGCGACTCCGCCGGAAACCTGTTCGGCCCGACGTCTGCTTACCTGTGGATGATGCTCAGCGTGGCTCAGGCCAAGTACGACAAGAACATCAAGATCGGCCAGATCATTTCCTGCAACTTCTCTGTTGCCATGATTCTGGAGATCTTCTGGCTCGTCATGCTGGTTGCATGGATGCTCCTTGGGCTTCCGATTGGACCTGGCGTAGGCGTCTATCTTCCGGAAGGAATTATCTAA
- a CDS encoding HlyC/CorC family transporter, with protein sequence MDDGNSWIGILLLFAAVFLYAVLYGFGAAVQSLNTSALEDERDEGNKKAEMLLHIQESPVSFIRTNQLVTCLVGLLTGALSLVWAAGRLRAAVSGAFELPPALALAVSYVVALLLLASFLICFGMVIPKRIAGKSPIRFCYKTLSVVNVLIKIFSPFTWLIEGVGYVVLKIMGIDIHAKGENVTEEDIMYMVNEGHEQGVLEASEAEMITNIFEFDDKEAADIMTHRKSMVALDGEMPLSEAMAFVVKEAVNSRFPVYEEDIDNIVGILHMRDMLAFAEKREDLDKPISKIPGLLREAHFIPETKNINALFKEMQSEKIHIEIVVDEYGQTAGLVTMEDILEEIVGNIMDEYDKEEPDIVERGNGAFLLSGQAPLDDVEDALKIEFEEEDRDNFDTLNGFLISRLGHLPEENERAEVTYGNYVFRILKAENKVIRTVSAVPVKEEKTEE encoded by the coding sequence ATGGACGATGGTAATTCATGGATAGGGATTTTGCTGCTGTTTGCGGCAGTCTTCCTGTATGCCGTCTTATATGGTTTTGGGGCGGCAGTCCAGTCACTGAATACGAGTGCGCTGGAGGACGAAAGGGACGAAGGGAATAAAAAAGCGGAAATGCTTTTACATATTCAGGAATCGCCCGTTTCGTTCATCCGTACAAACCAGCTTGTAACCTGCCTTGTGGGGCTTCTCACAGGCGCTCTGTCCCTTGTGTGGGCGGCAGGGAGACTGCGGGCCGCGGTCTCGGGGGCGTTTGAGCTTCCGCCGGCCCTGGCTTTAGCAGTGTCCTATGTGGTTGCCCTGCTTCTTCTGGCATCGTTCCTGATCTGTTTCGGCATGGTGATTCCGAAGCGGATTGCCGGAAAGAGCCCGATCCGGTTCTGCTATAAGACGCTGTCCGTGGTAAACGTGCTGATTAAGATATTTTCGCCGTTTACCTGGCTGATCGAAGGTGTCGGCTATGTTGTTCTTAAAATCATGGGCATCGACATCCACGCAAAGGGCGAGAACGTGACCGAGGAGGACATCATGTACATGGTAAACGAAGGCCATGAACAAGGCGTCCTGGAGGCAAGCGAGGCCGAGATGATTACCAACATCTTTGAGTTTGACGATAAAGAAGCGGCCGATATCATGACCCACAGAAAGAGCATGGTGGCTCTCGACGGGGAAATGCCCCTTTCCGAAGCCATGGCCTTCGTGGTGAAGGAGGCCGTCAATTCCAGGTTCCCGGTCTATGAAGAGGACATCGACAACATCGTCGGGATCCTGCACATGCGGGACATGCTGGCTTTTGCCGAAAAAAGGGAGGATCTGGACAAGCCTATTTCCAAAATCCCCGGGCTTTTGAGGGAAGCCCACTTTATTCCGGAGACGAAGAACATCAACGCGCTGTTTAAGGAAATGCAGTCCGAGAAAATCCACATTGAGATCGTCGTGGACGAATACGGCCAGACGGCCGGCCTTGTGACGATGGAGGACATCCTGGAGGAAATCGTCGGAAATATCATGGATGAGTACGACAAGGAGGAGCCGGACATCGTGGAGCGCGGGAACGGCGCGTTCCTGCTTTCGGGACAGGCGCCGCTCGACGACGTGGAGGATGCCTTAAAGATCGAATTTGAGGAGGAAGACAGGGACAATTTTGATACCCTAAACGGCTTCCTGATTTCCAGGCTCGGACATTTGCCGGAGGAAAATGAGCGGGCGGAGGTCACATACGGAAATTATGTGTTCCGTATCCTGAAGGCAGAAAACAAGGTGATCCGAACGGTGAGCGCCGTGCCAGTCAAAGAAGAAAAAACAGAAGAATAA
- a CDS encoding type II toxin-antitoxin system PemK/MazF family toxin, protein MIIRRGDIYYADLRPVVGSEQGGVRPVLIIQNDVGNKHSPTVICAAITSKMNKAKLPTHVELSAKQCDMVKDSVILLEQLRTIDKQRLREKICHIDGELTERVNQALRISLELVT, encoded by the coding sequence GTGATTATCAGACGCGGTGATATTTATTATGCGGATTTGAGGCCGGTGGTCGGCTCCGAGCAGGGAGGCGTCCGTCCCGTCCTGATTATACAGAACGATGTGGGCAACAAGCACAGCCCGACGGTGATCTGTGCGGCGATCACCTCGAAGATGAATAAGGCAAAGCTGCCCACCCATGTGGAGTTAAGTGCCAAGCAGTGCGACATGGTGAAGGATTCCGTGATTCTTTTGGAGCAGCTTCGCACCATCGACAAGCAGCGGCTCAGAGAGAAAATCTGCCACATCGACGGGGAGCTGACGGAGCGTGTCAACCAGGCCCTGCGGATCAGCCTGGAGCTGGTTACATAA
- the alr gene encoding alanine racemase, which produces MRLPDRAYAPVHLDRIRENMELLTGRLTPGTKVIGIVKADGYGHGASQTAKAIEPFVCGYGVAAADEAVRLQEDGIKKWILVLGPVSPVRFEEMVNREIRLPVFRKEQAEKLSETAVRLGKTANIHLAVDTGMSRIGMEPNEASAGLALSISRLPGIEIEGIFTHFAKADERERETTERQLLKFKNFVTMLSERGLNIPVCHCSNSAGLMKFREADLNAVRAGIAMYGLHPSGETAETGLRLKPAMELKSFVTFIKEVPAGAEISYGGTYKAEAPMRIATVSIGYGDGYPRNLSGKGDVLICGKRAKILGRICMDQLMADVTGIPEAREGDVVTLLGRDGSEEITMEELAERSGGFHYEIPCTITKRVPRVYFEGGRPIAMSDVLL; this is translated from the coding sequence ATGAGACTTCCTGACAGAGCGTATGCGCCGGTGCATCTGGATCGGATCCGGGAGAACATGGAACTGCTCACCGGACGGCTCACGCCCGGCACAAAGGTCATCGGCATCGTAAAAGCCGACGGCTACGGCCATGGGGCGTCCCAGACGGCAAAGGCCATTGAGCCTTTTGTCTGCGGCTACGGTGTGGCAGCGGCCGATGAGGCCGTAAGGCTTCAGGAGGACGGGATCAAAAAGTGGATTCTCGTTCTGGGGCCGGTATCGCCCGTCCGGTTCGAGGAGATGGTAAACCGGGAAATCCGCCTTCCCGTGTTCCGTAAGGAACAGGCAGAGAAGCTTTCGGAAACGGCCGTCCGTCTCGGGAAAACGGCAAACATCCACCTGGCCGTGGACACCGGCATGAGCCGCATCGGCATGGAGCCGAACGAGGCGTCGGCCGGTCTGGCCCTTTCCATAAGCCGCCTTCCCGGCATCGAAATCGAGGGGATTTTTACCCATTTTGCAAAGGCGGACGAAAGGGAACGGGAGACGACGGAGCGGCAGCTTTTAAAGTTTAAAAACTTTGTCACCATGCTTTCGGAGCGGGGGCTTAACATCCCGGTCTGCCACTGTTCCAACAGCGCCGGCCTTATGAAATTCCGGGAGGCCGATTTAAACGCCGTCCGGGCCGGGATTGCCATGTACGGCCTTCATCCGTCCGGCGAGACAGCAGAGACGGGGCTACGGCTAAAGCCTGCCATGGAGCTTAAAAGCTTTGTGACGTTTATCAAGGAGGTTCCGGCCGGCGCCGAGATAAGCTACGGCGGGACGTATAAAGCCGAAGCGCCCATGCGGATTGCCACCGTGAGCATCGGCTACGGCGACGGCTATCCGCGGAACCTCTCCGGAAAAGGCGACGTACTGATCTGCGGAAAGCGGGCGAAGATCCTTGGCCGCATCTGCATGGATCAGCTCATGGCCGACGTGACCGGGATCCCGGAGGCGAGAGAGGGCGATGTAGTGACGCTTCTCGGCCGCGACGGCAGCGAGGAGATCACCATGGAGGAGCTGGCAGAAAGAAGCGGCGGCTTCCATTACGAGATCCCCTGCACCATCACGAAGCGGGTGCCGCGGGTCTATTTTGAAGGCGGGCGTCCCATTGCCATGTCAGACGTGCTTTTGTAA
- a CDS encoding NAD(P)H-hydrate dehydratase: MRKLVSAKEMKEIDRVSMEEFKIPSMVLMERAALSVAEAVKKRIRPGGTVLSVCGTGNNGADGAAAARILSFWGYSCRILIPSLRGRESREFLAQLEIAKKAGISVETAGDWIPGPCDAVIDGIFGVGLSRDVEGEYREMAELISELKNAAGEPALTVAVDMPSGISSDTGAVLGYAVRADVTVTFGEMKLGQALFPGREYCGELIVADIGFPPGAGGDGHVFSYEIGDLTKLPVRPAYSNKGTFGKVLVAAGSKNMAGAAYFSALAAIRCGAGLVKILTTETNREILQARLPEAILSTYDPAMAGEAPEEFQALLRKEAAWADVIVLGPGLGKEPYARRLTETILSDACVPIIMDADAINLAAEYPELKTYFTENIIVTPHPGEMARLTGTSVGELKKDLIGAAVSLTECCGVTCVLKDAATVVSGSDGQVFVNRSGSPAMAKGGSGDVLTGIIAGLIACGMEECEAASFGVWLHGLAGEEAERRFGTHSVLAGELADCLGAVLKRAEEERGPKR, encoded by the coding sequence ATGAGAAAACTGGTAAGCGCGAAAGAAATGAAGGAAATTGACCGGGTGAGCATGGAGGAGTTTAAGATCCCGTCCATGGTTCTTATGGAACGGGCAGCCCTTTCTGTGGCTGAGGCCGTGAAAAAGCGGATCCGTCCAGGCGGGACGGTGCTCTCTGTCTGCGGCACGGGAAACAACGGCGCCGACGGGGCGGCCGCCGCCAGGATCTTATCGTTCTGGGGCTATTCCTGCCGGATTTTAATCCCGTCTTTGCGCGGCAGGGAAAGCAGAGAGTTTTTAGCCCAGCTCGAAATTGCAAAAAAAGCCGGAATTTCGGTGGAGACGGCCGGGGACTGGATCCCAGGGCCCTGCGACGCCGTCATCGACGGGATTTTCGGAGTCGGCCTTTCCAGGGATGTGGAGGGCGAATACAGGGAGATGGCAGAGCTCATCTCAGAGCTTAAGAATGCGGCAGGAGAGCCGGCACTCACGGTGGCCGTGGACATGCCGTCTGGCATCAGCTCCGACACGGGAGCCGTTTTGGGATATGCCGTCCGCGCCGATGTGACCGTGACCTTCGGGGAGATGAAGCTTGGACAGGCGCTGTTTCCCGGGCGGGAATACTGCGGGGAGCTGATTGTCGCTGACATTGGCTTTCCGCCGGGAGCCGGCGGGGACGGGCATGTCTTTTCCTATGAAATCGGCGACCTGACAAAGCTTCCCGTGCGCCCGGCTTACTCCAATAAAGGCACCTTCGGAAAGGTTTTAGTGGCTGCCGGTTCCAAAAATATGGCGGGGGCGGCTTATTTTTCGGCGCTTGCCGCCATTCGGTGCGGAGCCGGACTTGTGAAAATTTTGACGACAGAAACCAACCGGGAAATTCTCCAGGCGCGGCTTCCGGAGGCCATCCTTTCCACTTATGATCCGGCCATGGCCGGGGAAGCGCCGGAGGAATTCCAGGCGCTTTTGCGGAAAGAGGCCGCCTGGGCAGACGTGATCGTTTTAGGGCCGGGGCTGGGAAAAGAGCCGTATGCCAGGAGACTGACGGAAACCATCTTAAGCGATGCCTGCGTCCCCATTATTATGGATGCGGACGCCATCAACCTGGCGGCAGAGTATCCGGAGCTTAAGACCTACTTTACGGAAAATATTATCGTGACGCCCCATCCCGGCGAGATGGCGAGGCTTACGGGAACCTCGGTTGGGGAACTGAAAAAAGATCTCATCGGCGCAGCCGTTTCTCTCACGGAATGCTGCGGCGTCACCTGCGTCTTAAAGGATGCGGCCACGGTGGTTTCCGGAAGCGACGGCCAGGTATTTGTCAACCGAAGCGGTTCTCCTGCCATGGCAAAGGGCGGTTCCGGCGACGTGCTCACCGGCATCATCGCAGGCCTGATCGCCTGCGGCATGGAGGAATGCGAAGCGGCGTCCTTCGGCGTCTGGCTCCACGGCCTGGCCGGAGAGGAGGCCGAAAGGCGGTTTGGAACGCATTCCGTGCTGGCGGGAGAGCTGGCAGACTGCCTGGGGGCTGTACTGAAACGGGCAGAAGAGGAAAGGGGGCCGAAACGATGA
- the acpS gene encoding holo-ACP synthase, translated as MVMGTGCDLIEIERIKKACEREAFLARVYTEKERRLAKGKASFLAGNFAVKEAVSKVLGTGFREFMPADIEVLRDPLGKPFVCLYGKAEETAKRLGIVRLEVSISNTKEYAMAFAVGEA; from the coding sequence ATGGTAATGGGGACTGGCTGCGACCTGATTGAGATTGAACGGATCAAAAAGGCCTGTGAGAGAGAGGCTTTTTTGGCGCGTGTATATACGGAGAAAGAACGCCGGCTGGCAAAGGGGAAAGCCTCTTTCCTGGCCGGCAATTTTGCTGTCAAGGAGGCCGTATCGAAGGTACTTGGCACAGGCTTTCGGGAATTTATGCCGGCGGATATCGAAGTCTTAAGGGATCCGCTGGGGAAGCCGTTTGTGTGCCTTTACGGGAAAGCAGAGGAAACGGCAAAACGCCTGGGTATCGTGCGGCTGGAGGTTTCCATCAGCAACACGAAGGAATACGCCATGGCATTCGCCGTCGGGGAGGCATAA
- a CDS encoding redox-sensing transcriptional repressor Rex, with translation MVDQKQISKAVISRLPRYYRYLGELMEEGIERISSNELSARMKVTASQIRQDLNNFGGFGQQGYGYNVKYLYTEIARILGIDRQHNLIIIGAGNLGQAIANYTNFEKRGFIIKGMFDINPRLIGLVVRGVEIRGIEDLEQFIVENEVQIAALTIPKSKAPEIADRLVKAGIKAIWNFAHTDLNVPDDVVVENVHLSESLMRLSYRVCSMQDEKERKERAKKTAKTGKKTEVKA, from the coding sequence ATGGTAGACCAGAAGCAGATTTCCAAGGCAGTGATTTCCAGGCTGCCTCGGTATTATAGATATTTGGGGGAACTGATGGAGGAGGGGATCGAGCGGATTTCTTCCAACGAACTCAGCGCCAGGATGAAGGTGACGGCGTCCCAGATCCGCCAGGATCTCAACAACTTCGGCGGCTTCGGCCAGCAGGGCTACGGCTACAACGTAAAATACCTGTACACGGAGATCGCCAGGATCCTGGGTATCGACAGGCAGCACAATCTTATCATCATCGGCGCAGGAAACCTGGGACAGGCCATCGCAAACTATACGAATTTTGAAAAACGCGGCTTCATCATCAAGGGGATGTTTGACATCAACCCGCGGTTAATCGGCCTCGTGGTGCGCGGCGTGGAAATCCGCGGCATTGAAGATCTGGAGCAGTTCATCGTGGAAAACGAGGTGCAGATCGCAGCCCTTACGATTCCGAAGTCCAAGGCGCCGGAGATTGCCGACAGGCTTGTGAAGGCCGGCATCAAGGCCATCTGGAACTTTGCCCACACCGACCTCAACGTGCCGGACGACGTGGTTGTGGAAAACGTCCACCTGTCCGAGAGCCTGATGCGGCTGTCCTACCGCGTATGCAGCATGCAGGACGAGAAGGAGCGGAAGGAGCGGGCAAAAAAGACTGCGAAAACCGGGAAAAAGACGGAGGTCAAGGCGTAA
- a CDS encoding ABC-F family ATP-binding cassette domain-containing protein yields the protein MILSCSNICKSFGSDDILKSASFHIEEHEKAAIVGINGAGKSTLLKIIVGELAPDAGDVVLSKGKTLGYLAQNQDLKSHQTIYDEMVDVKRPVIEMEEKLRDMEISMKFAEGEELQSMMDSYSRLSHQFELINGYAWKSEIIGVLKGLGFSEEDFSKQISTLSGGQKTRVSLGKLLLSSPDIILLDEPTNHLDMSSIAWLETYLLNYKGSVIIVAHDRYFLDRIVTKVIELDGGKATVFSGNYTAYSEKKAQMRAIQMKAYLNQQQEIRHQEAVIEKLRSFNREKSIKRAESREKMLNKIEVLEKPTEINDAMDIRLEPNIVSGNDVLTVHDLSKSFGSNHLFSHVDFEIQRGERVAIIGDNGTGKTTILKILNGLVEPDTGEIILGSKVHIGYYDQDHQVLHMEKTLFEEISDAYPGMTNTQIRNTLAAFLFTGDDAFKRIGDISGGERGRVSLAKLMLSEANFLILDEPTNHLDITSKEILESALRSYTGTVLYVSHDRYFINRTATRILDLTNGSLVNYIGNYDYYLEKHDDMMAAHFGSMAPTPVSPAAATAALSKAGTSAGDGTKADWKAQKEEQARQRKRQNDLKKLEDEIHRLETRDGEIDGLLCEEAVFTDVKKLMELNREKEEISKKLEELYEKWAGLAE from the coding sequence ATGATATTATCGTGCAGCAATATCTGCAAATCCTTTGGAAGCGACGACATCTTAAAAAGCGCTTCCTTCCACATAGAAGAACATGAAAAGGCGGCTATCGTCGGCATCAACGGCGCCGGGAAATCCACGCTTTTAAAGATCATCGTCGGCGAGCTGGCTCCCGATGCGGGCGATGTCGTCCTTTCAAAGGGGAAAACCTTAGGCTACCTGGCTCAGAACCAGGATTTAAAAAGCCACCAGACCATTTACGACGAGATGGTGGACGTCAAGCGCCCGGTGATCGAGATGGAGGAAAAGCTCCGTGACATGGAAATTTCCATGAAGTTTGCCGAAGGCGAGGAGCTCCAGTCCATGATGGACAGTTACAGCCGTTTAAGCCACCAGTTTGAGCTCATCAACGGCTACGCCTGGAAAAGCGAAATCATCGGCGTCTTAAAGGGCCTTGGCTTTTCGGAGGAGGACTTTTCCAAACAGATTTCCACCTTATCCGGCGGCCAGAAGACCCGTGTCTCCTTAGGAAAGCTCCTGCTTTCAAGCCCCGACATCATTCTTTTAGACGAGCCCACCAACCATCTGGACATGTCCTCCATCGCATGGCTGGAGACGTACCTTTTAAATTATAAAGGAAGCGTCATCATCGTGGCCCACGACCGCTACTTCCTCGACCGGATCGTCACGAAGGTCATCGAACTGGACGGCGGGAAGGCCACGGTCTTTTCCGGAAATTACACGGCATACAGCGAGAAAAAGGCGCAGATGCGTGCGATCCAGATGAAGGCCTATTTAAACCAGCAGCAGGAAATCCGCCATCAGGAGGCAGTCATTGAAAAGCTCCGCTCCTTCAACCGGGAAAAGTCCATCAAGCGCGCCGAGAGCCGGGAAAAGATGCTAAACAAAATCGAGGTGCTGGAAAAGCCCACGGAAATCAACGACGCCATGGACATCCGCTTAGAGCCCAACATTGTGAGCGGAAACGATGTCCTGACGGTCCATGACCTCTCCAAGTCCTTCGGTTCCAACCACCTGTTTTCCCATGTGGACTTTGAAATCCAGCGCGGCGAGCGGGTGGCGATTATCGGAGACAACGGCACGGGAAAGACCACCATTTTAAAGATTTTAAACGGCCTCGTGGAGCCGGACACCGGCGAAATCATCCTGGGCTCCAAGGTTCATATCGGTTACTACGACCAGGATCATCAGGTTCTCCACATGGAAAAAACGCTGTTTGAGGAAATTTCTGACGCCTACCCGGGCATGACGAATACCCAGATCCGCAACACCCTGGCCGCCTTTTTATTCACCGGCGATGACGCCTTCAAGCGAATCGGCGACATCAGCGGCGGCGAAAGGGGACGCGTCTCCCTGGCAAAGCTCATGCTGTCGGAGGCCAATTTCCTAATCCTGGACGAGCCCACCAACCACCTGGACATCACCTCCAAGGAAATCCTGGAGAGCGCCTTAAGAAGCTATACGGGAACTGTCCTCTACGTGTCCCATGACCGGTATTTCATCAACCGGACAGCCACGCGGATTCTCGATCTCACCAACGGGTCGCTTGTGAACTACATCGGGAATTACGATTACTACCTGGAAAAGCATGACGACATGATGGCCGCCCATTTCGGCAGCATGGCACCGACCCCTGTCTCTCCGGCTGCGGCGACGGCGGCGCTTTCCAAAGCCGGAACATCCGCAGGTGACGGCACCAAGGCCGACTGGAAAGCCCAGAAGGAAGAGCAGGCCAGGCAGCGGAAGCGCCAAAACGACTTAAAAAAGCTGGAGGACGAAATTCACCGCCTGGAAACCAGGGATGGGGAGATCGACGGACTGCTCTGCGAGGAAGCCGTGTTCACCGACGTGAAAAAGCTTATGGAACTCAACAGGGAAAAAGAGGAAATCTCCAAAAAGCTGGAAGAATTATATGAAAAATGGGCCGGCCTTGCCGAATAG
- a CDS encoding phosphopantetheine attachment site — translation MDVLKKILKAYTDEEITPESRLIEDLGLDSFLVIYVLSEVEDAFDTRIEDYSSIVTVRDILDCIKMEGKGA, via the coding sequence ATGGATGTGTTAAAGAAAATTCTGAAAGCATATACGGATGAGGAGATTACGCCGGAGTCCAGGCTGATCGAAGACCTGGGACTGGATTCATTCCTTGTGATTTATGTGCTGTCGGAGGTGGAAGATGCCTTCGATACACGGATTGAGGACTATTCCTCGATTGTGACGGTGAGGGATATTCTGGACTGCATCAAAATGGAAGGAAAGGGTGCATGA
- a CDS encoding CBS domain-containing protein: protein MNILFFLTPKSDVAYIHDDESLRQALEKMEHHKYAAVPVVSRQGRYVGTLTEGDLLWYIKNQLDLSLQDAERISVMAVPRRSDNYPVNADCRMEDLMDKALNQNFVPVLDDEKSFIGIVTRKDIMKYFMKQYGKQE, encoded by the coding sequence ATGAATATCTTGTTTTTTCTGACGCCGAAAAGCGACGTGGCTTATATCCATGACGACGAAAGCCTGAGACAGGCACTGGAGAAGATGGAACATCATAAATATGCGGCTGTTCCGGTCGTGAGCCGTCAGGGCCGGTACGTGGGGACCCTGACCGAGGGCGATCTTCTCTGGTACATAAAAAACCAGCTTGACTTAAGCCTTCAGGATGCGGAACGGATTTCCGTCATGGCAGTTCCGAGGCGTTCCGACAACTATCCCGTCAATGCCGACTGCCGGATGGAGGATTTGATGGACAAGGCGCTGAATCAGAATTTTGTGCCTGTGCTGGACGATGAAAAATCCTTCATCGGGATTGTCACGAGAAAGGACATTATGAAATATTTTATGAAACAGTATGGGAAGCAGGAATAG